A region of the Halalkalibaculum roseum genome:
ATGCCGAATCGCTGGATGTTGCTGTGATGGTGTATGCGGGTCTAATTAACAAATCACTGGTAGCCAGGTTGCAAGGCCAAAATTGCAATGCCGTAGGTTTGACCGGAGCAGACCTGAATGTAATCCCTGCTTCAAAGCGTAAACCTGACTCTATTGATTTCGGATTCGTAGGAGATATTGAAACCCAAGAAATGAACGGCTATTTCATTAGCAGACTACTTGATGAAGGGGTAGTCCCTGTTTTTTGCGCTATAACACATGACGGTGACGGACAGCTCCTTAATACCAATGCCGATACCATCGCCTCCTCTTTATGTTCATTGCTTTCTGAAAACTATGAAGTCAGGCTGACTTATTGTATGGACGTGGAAGGAGTCATGCTCGATAAATATCAGCCTGATACCCTTTTTGAAACCCTCAACTCAGAACAGTTTCATCACTACAAGCAAGAGGGAGTAATCAAAGACGGTATGATCCCTAAATTATTCAATGGCTTTAAAGCACTCGAAAATGGGGTTCACAAAGTATCGATCAAACACTCAAAAAATCTTTTAAACGGAACTGAAACAGCGCTGATATCATGAACATCCCTTTTGGAAGCATAATAAACCTGCTTACCGAGCTGGTTTCCACACCTTCTCACTCCGGGGAAGAATCAGAAACGGCCGGATTGATAGCAGCCTTTCTTGAAAAGTCAGGAGTAACGGTTGAACGTCACCTGAATAATGTTTGGGCACAATCACAGTTTTTTGATGACAGGAAACCTACCCTGCTGCTCAACTCTCATCATGATACGGTAAAACCCGGAGAGGGCTATTCCTTTGATCCGTATCAGCCCTTCATAGAAGATGGAAAACTCTATGGTCTGGGTTCCAATGATGCCGGGGGAGCGCTAGTCTCTCTGATCGCTACATTTTTAAACCTCTACGATAAAACCAATCTGCCTTTTAACCTGCTATTTGCTGCATCGGCAGAGGAAGAGATTTCTGGCGAAAACGGTATCAGTTCTATTCTGAAAAAGATACCGGACCCAGATTGTGCTATTGTAGGCGAACCTACCCGGCT
Encoded here:
- the argB gene encoding acetylglutamate kinase, whose protein sequence is MNSLNIVKIGGSVLEEESSLQQFLDDFGRIEGPKILVHGGGTKATALSKELGIPVRMHEGRRITDAESLDVAVMVYAGLINKSLVARLQGQNCNAVGLTGADLNVIPASKRKPDSIDFGFVGDIETQEMNGYFISRLLDEGVVPVFCAITHDGDGQLLNTNADTIASSLCSLLSENYEVRLTYCMDVEGVMLDKYQPDTLFETLNSEQFHHYKQEGVIKDGMIPKLFNGFKALENGVHKVSIKHSKNLLNGTETALIS